Proteins encoded in a region of the Sugiyamaella lignohabitans strain CBS 10342 chromosome B, complete sequence genome:
- the GPI12 gene encoding Gpi12p (ER membrane protein involved in the second step of GPI anchor assembly; the second step is the de-N-acetylation of the N-acetylglucosaminylphosphatidylinositol intermediate; functional homolog of human PIG-Lp; GPI stands for glycosylphosphatidylinositol; GO_component: GO:0005783 - endoplasmic reticulum [Evidence IEA]; GO_component: GO:0005789 - endoplasmic reticulum membrane [Evidence IEA]; GO_component: GO:0005789 - endoplasmic reticulum membrane [Evidence ISS] [PMID 10085243]; GO_component: GO:0016021 - integral component of membrane [Evidence IEA]; GO_component: GO:0016021 - integral component of membrane [Evidence ISM] [PMID 12192589]; GO_component: GO:0016020 - membrane [Evidence IEA]; GO_function: GO:0000225 - N-acetylglucosaminylphosphatidylinositol deacetylase activity [Evidence IEA]; GO_function: GO:0000225 - N-acetylglucosaminylphosphatidylinositol deacetylase activity [Evidence ISS] [PMID 10085243]; GO_function: GO:0016787 - hydrolase activity [Evidence IEA]; GO_process: GO:0006506 - GPI anchor biosynthetic process [Evidence IEA,IEA]; GO_process: GO:0006506 - GPI anchor biosynthetic process [Evidence ISS] [PMID 10085243]) has protein sequence MNLLLPILVFALPRFIWSIITRTIPYGAPFDLTNKNITFLISHPDDEVMFFGPSLALLTIPEFNNTVSIVSLSSGNSEGLGATRKIELARSAWYFAIPPSRLFVVENEEDFPDSMEAAWDPKLISDVLGDIPAISNTDAIVTFDSQGVSAHTNHIATGKGASLYVQEHSDVGLWKLETVSIYRKYLMFFDAFISYYAVPWVRKVHEQIYDSEWAAKYDLLKHIPEPTAEPVRASIISRQVQFTQAKSAMIKAHESQMKWYRHGWVIFSRYMIVNDLIKEN, from the coding sequence ATGAATCTTTTACTTCCAATCTTAGTATTTGCGTTGCCACGATTCATCTGGTCGATTATTACCAGAACAATTCCATATGGTGCTCCTTTTGATTtgacaaacaaaaatatcaccTTCCTGATTTCGCACCCTGATGATGAAGTTATGTTCTTTGGCCCTTCATTGGCCCTACTAACGATTCCTGAGTTCAATAATACTGTCTCAATTGTGTCATTATCTTCAGGAAACTCCGAGGGTCTTGGCGCTACCAGAAAGATAGAGTTGGCAAGAAGCGCCTGGTATTTTGCAATCCCTCCTTCGCGTCTCTTCGTTGTTgagaatgaagaagatttcCCTGATTCAATGGAGGCTGCTTGGGATCCCAAATTGATCTCTGATGTATTGGGAGATATTCCTGCTATTTCTAATActgatgctattgttaCTTTCGACTCTCAAGGTGTTTCTGCCCATACGAACCACATTGCTACTGGTAAGGGTGCCTCTCTGTATGTCCAAGAGCACAGTGATGTTGGACTTTGGAAACTCGAGACCGTGTCCATCTATCGTAAATATCTGATGTTTTTCGATGCATTCATCAGTTACTATGCTGTTCCTTGGGTAAGAAAGGTCCATGAACAGATTTATGACAGTGAATGGGCTGCTAAGTACGACCTGCTCAAGCACATTCCTGAGCCCACCGCTGAACCTGTCCGTGCATCAATTATCTCCCGACAGGTTCAATTTACCCAGGCGAAGTCTGCCATGATTAAGGCTCATGAATCACAAATGAAATGGTACAGACATGGATGGGTGATCTTTTCTCGCTACATGATTGTTAACGATCTTATCAAGGAAAATTAG
- the HXT13 gene encoding hexose transporter HXT13, with amino-acid sequence MSDTKEVLDLVQEEKTLVDVTPKLERFWVFYPHILKLNTLLVGAILAQIVSGFDGSMMNGLQSLVPWQQFFDHPTGGRLGTMSNGVTIGTLIAVPFASLMTDAIGRRFTIIVGCIIIVIGAILQGAAQNFSMFIGARILLGVGGCWASTAAGPLLAECAYPTQRPTVSAFLLASWPLGSFVAALVTWGPYRSDLKTSNWSWRIPSLLQGFFPLLQILLAFLGPESPRYLISKGREDEARAFFTKYHAAGDSEHPVVKFQMAEITAALELEKNDTLSLKNYLAWFKTKAMRHRLFICIVVPAFQQLSGNAIISYYLTLILNSIGITDSLTQLKINIGMTTVSLTADVISAIVVSAYRRRRLFLTGYTSMLLVYIVFTVLSAENQRKNFTDHSLASGVVAMIFVYQIAYHIAAPIAIAYIMEVCPYNQRATGSMLYQLSANVVGTFNNYVNPIAMAAINWRYYIVWICQLVFQISIVYFVFPETAGKDLEDIAEVFGEVGARRAIANSAGLTEKMEAIEHVESV; translated from the coding sequence ATGAGTGATACCAAAGAAGTACTTGATCTCGTTCAAGAGGAAAAAACTTTAGTCGATGTGACACCAAAACTTGAACGGTTTTGGGTGTTTTATCCTCACATCTTGAAACTTAACACCCTCTTAGTAGGTGCTATTCTAGCTCAGATTGTATCTGGCTTTGATGGCAGTATGATGAACGGTCTCCAAAGTCTTGTACCTTGGCAGCAGTTTTTCGACCATCCTACTGGTGGTAGATTAGGTACTATGAGTAATGGTGTTACTATCGGAACACTGATTGCTGTACCATTTGCTAGTTTGATGACTGATGCTATTGGAAGACGTTTTACTATTATTGTTGGCTGTATTATTATAGTTATTGGAGCTATATTGCAAGGAGCAGCACAAAACTTTTCCATGTTCATTGGTGCTAGAATCTTACTAGGTGTCGGTGGATGTTGGGCCTCTACTGCAGCTGGTCCTTTGCTCGCTGAATGTGCTTACCCAACTCAACGTCCTACAGTTTCTGCATTCTTGTTAGCGAGTTGGCCCCTTGGCTCGTTCGTCGCTGCTCTTGTTACTTGGGGTCCTTATCGCTCGGATCTCAAGACAAGTAACTGGAGTTGGAGAATCCCCTCTTTGCTCCAAGGTTTTTTCCCCTTGCTTCAAATCCTACTGGCCTTCCTTGGACCTGAGAGTCCTAGAtatcttatcagcaaaGGACGAGAGGATGAAGCTAGAGCTTTCTTTACCAAATATCATGCTGCAGGAGATAGCGAGCACCCAGTTGTCAAGTTCCAAATGGCTGAAATTACTGCCGCTCTAGAGCTGGAGAAGAACGATACCTTGTCTCTTAAGAACTATTTGGCTTGGTTCAAGACCAAGGCAATGCGCCACCGTCTTTTCATTTGTATTGTTGTCCCTGCATTCCAACAGCTATCTGGTAATGCCATTATCTCATACTACCTGACCCTTATCCTCAACTCTATCGGAATCACTGATTCGTTGACTCAACTAAAAATTAACATTGGTATGACTACTGTATCGCTAACAGCTGATGTTATCTCTGCTATCGTCGTTAGTGCCtacagaagaagaagattattTTTAACCGGATATACCAGTATGCTCTTGGTATACATTGTTTTTACTGTCCTCTCAGCTGAGAACCAAAGGAAGAACTTCACCGACCATTCATTAGCCAGTGGTGTTGTCGCGATGATTTTCGTTTACCAGATCGCATATCATATTGCCGCCccaattgcaattgcatACATTATGGAAGTCTGTCCTTATAACCAGAGAGCTACTGGTAGTATGTTGTATCAGTTATCAGCTAATGTTGTTGGCACATTCAATAATTATGTGAATCCCATTGCTATGGCAGCAATTAATTGGCGTTATTACATTGTTTGGATCTGCCAATTGGTTTTCCAGATTAGCATTGTATACTTCGTTTTCCCCGAGACTGCTGGTAAGGATCTTGAAGATATTGCTGAAGTCTTCGGTGAGGTCGGTGCAAGAAGAGCCATTGCCAACTCAGCTGGTCTTACCGAGAAGATGGAAGCTATTGAGCATGTAGAGTCTGTATAA
- the LPX1 gene encoding Lpx1p (Peroxisomal matrix-localized lipase; required for normal peroxisome morphology; contains a peroxisomal targeting signal type 1 (PTS1) and a lipase motif; peroxisomal import requires the PTS1 receptor, Pex5p and self-interaction; transcriptionally activated by Yrm1p along with genes involved in multidrug resistance; oleic acid inducible; GO_component: GO:0005782 - peroxisomal matrix [Evidence IEA]; GO_component: GO:0005782 - peroxisomal matrix [Evidence IDA] [PMID 12135984]; GO_component: GO:0005777 - peroxisome [Evidence IEA]; GO_function: GO:0016787 - hydrolase activity [Evidence IEA]; GO_function: GO:0016298 - lipase activity [Evidence IDA] [PMID 18199283]; GO_function: GO:0016298 - lipase activity [Evidence ISS] [PMID 9200815]; GO_function: GO:0004806 - triglyceride lipase activity [Evidence IDA] [PMID 24187129]; GO_process: GO:0007031 - peroxisome organization [Evidence IEP] [PMID 12135984]; GO_process: GO:0019433 - triglyceride catabolic process [Evidence IGI] [PMID 24187129]), whose translation MVDEHNLTLTIGNGIKISPKITEANYPRGHSRAVLYPDARLKIAYNVFTLFKNSGNIRPEEALNLVFCHGAQMCKELWNYTIELFFNDPDLGPKLGKVLAIDYVAHGDSYLANTESISFENSWEDASRDINAVVKEEKLIGTTILIGHSMGGMQGLWSAFYEPGLYDSVVTIDPQGYREEIDPVKSAKILGKKFSKLYDTRALDTFKNYDEYYHYMTKIGLSAKFHPRCQKDYIDASFVQQEDGSVIMKTPRWSQVSVYISGQTVYRDSLKVLGSLDCEVLHIFPTQGYKEGSDAIRAALRFATLVDIPNTGHLVPFEQPVETFEAMKGFVLRRYQRGLAIERQTYARASFSPAQRKQFVKTNFEQIFWGLKQGKSPLHSRL comes from the coding sequence ATGGTCGATGAACACAACCTGACACTCACCATTGGAAATGGGATCAAGATAAGCCCTAAGATCACTGAAGCTAATTATCCACGGGGCCACTCACGAGCTGTGTTATATCCAGATGCTAGATTGAAGATAGCTTATAATGTGTTCACTCTATTTAAGAACTCAGGAAACATCCGACCTGAAGAAGCCCTGAATCTAGTTTTTTGCCATGGAGCCCAGATGTGTAAAGAGCTCTGGAATTATACgattgaactttttttcAATGATCCAGACCTCGGTCCTAAATTAGGCAAGGTCCTTGCAATTGACTATGTAGCTCATGGTGATTCATACTTAGCCAATACTGAGAGCATCAGTTTCGAAAACAGCTGGGAAGATGCGTCTCGAGATATTAACGCTGTCgtcaaagaagaaaaactAATTGGCACTACGATTCTTATTGGTCATTCTATGGGCGGTATGCAGGGCCTGTGGTCTGCTTTTTATGAACCTGGTCTATATGATTCAGTCGTTACTATAGATCCGCAGGGATATAGAGAAGAAATAGACCCTGTAAAAAGTGCAAAAATACTTGGAAAGAAGTTCAGTAAGCTGTACGATACGAGGGCGCTTGACACTTTTAAAAATTATGACGAATACTATCACTATATGACAAAAATAGGACTATCTGCCAAGTTCCATCCTCGATGCCAAAAAGATTATATTGATGCATCATTTGTACAACAAGAAGATGGATCAGTGATCATGAAGACACCCCGCTGGTCTCAAGTATCAGTGTATATCAGTGGTCAAACTGTATATCGCGATAGTCTTAAAGTTTTGGGATCTCTTGATTGTGAGGTTTTGCACATATTCCCCACCCAAGGCTACAAAGAGGGATCAGATGCCATTCGAGCAGCTTTACGATTCGCCACTCTCGTCGATATACCTAATACAGGACACCTGGTGCCCTTTGAGCAACCAGTAGAGACTTTTGAGGCTATGAAAGGATTTGTCCTCCGGAGATATCAACGCGGACTAGCAATCGAGCGTCAGACATATGCCAGAGCCTCTTTCTCGCCGGCACAGCGAAAGCAGTTTGTCAAGACCAACTTCGAACAGATATTCTGGGGTCTCAAGCAGGGCAAGAGTCCACTACATTCGCGACTGTAA